Within Acidimicrobiales bacterium, the genomic segment ACGTGGACGATGCGACCGGTGAGATCCTCGCCGACACCCTGGCCAACCTCCTCGCGTCAGGAGCTCTGGACGCCTGGGTGACTCCGGTCGTCATGAAGAAGGGCCGACCCGGCCACGTGGTGTCGGCTCTGTGCCGACCAGCCGACGCCGGACCTGTGACGACCACCCTCATGCGGACGACCGGAAGTCTGGGCGTGAGGAGAGTGCACGTCACCCGCTTCGCCGCAGAACGGCGAGAAGTGACCGTTTGGGTGGCAGGCCAGCCTGTGCGGGTGAAGCTGACACCGCTGAGACCGAAGGTCGAGCACGACGACGCCCTGGCCGCGAGCATCGCGAGCGGGATCCCTCTGCGAGAGGTGATCTCGATCGCGGAGCGACTGGCGACCGACCCTGGTAGTGGGCAGGGTGGGGGCACCGACGATCAGCCGGGGCCGGGACTCACCGCGTGACGACCGGCGCCGGCCCGTCCCCCTCGAGCCGTCTCCCGGACCGCCGTTCCTGTAGGAACGCCAACTGGGCGGCAAGGGCAGACACCAGCGGAACGTCGACACCGAGGTCCCGCGCCCGGCGGAGCGGGCGCTCGTATATGGCATCCAATTCCATCGGGTGTCCCGCCTCGAAATCTCGCCTCATGCTGGGCAGGTAGGGAATCATGCGATCGGTGGCGTCCAACATCTCGTCGGCGAACTCCGTCGGGACCGTACGCCCGTCCGCACGGGCCAAGGCGATCACCTCCGACATCAGGTCTCTCACCAGCCCCCTCGTACGGGGATGTCCGTTTAGTTCGTCGGTCCCGGCTCTCAGCACGACCGACAAGCCGTTGTAGGGGACGTTCCAGACCAACTTCCGCCAACGCGCCTCGACCAGATCCGGGTACCTGACGGTCTTCACACCTGCTCGCTCGAGGTCACCTGCCACGGCCTCCACAGGTTCGGTGACGCCCGCCGCCGAGCGGTCGGCACGGAACTCCGCCAAGGTCACGGTGCCGAAGTCCCTGTGGAGTACGAGGCCTGCGTCGACCCGCTCGGCACACACGAAACACAGGGCCCCGAGCACGGTACTCCCAGAGGCGACGTCGGCGAAGTCGTCCTCCACGTCGAGCCCGTTCTGCATCAGCACCAGGATCGACCCGGGTCGCAGAAGGCGGGCGACCGCCTCACGGATCTCAAGATTGGAGTTCGTCTTTGTGGCGACGACCACGACGTCGGGGACGACGTCGGGACCCGTCAGATCGTCGACGGCGCACGTGACGTGGGCCGGATGGATGACGATCGTCTCCGTCGGCCCGACGACCGTGATCCCGCGGCGGCGGATCACCTCCGCGTCTCGGCGGACCAGAAAGCACACCCTGTGACCTGCGGATGCCAGTCGCGCTCCGTACAGTCCGCCCACTGCACCCGCTCCGATGAACACGTAGCTTCTCGCGCCCGTGGACACGCAGGGCACCATACGCCAAGGTCCTCTGGTGTCGCGGGGCGGCGCCATGACTACATTGGACGGGTGGCCGATCCGACGACCGAAGTCGTGGACCGTCTCTACTTCCGGCAGCTCCTGAGCGGGCGTGACGTCGCCAAGAG encodes:
- the panE-1 gene encoding 2-dehydropantoate 2-reductase encodes the protein MVPCVSTGARSYVFIGAGAVGGLYGARLASAGHRVCFLVRRDAEVIRRRGITVVGPTETIVIHPAHVTCAVDDLTGPDVVPDVVVVATKTNSNLEIREAVARLLRPGSILVLMQNGLDVEDDFADVASGSTVLGALCFVCAERVDAGLVLHRDFGTVTLAEFRADRSAAGVTEPVEAVAGDLERAGVKTVRYPDLVEARWRKLVWNVPYNGLSVVLRAGTDELNGHPRTRGLVRDLMSEVIALARADGRTVPTEFADEMLDATDRMIPYLPSMRRDFEAGHPMELDAIYERPLRRARDLGVDVPLVSALAAQLAFLQERRSGRRLEGDGPAPVVTR